In one Aquabacterium sp. OR-4 genomic region, the following are encoded:
- a CDS encoding gamma-glutamyltransferase family protein: MTHAFDFQNPYRSTRLPVFARNVVATSHPLAAQAGLRILAQGGNAVDAAVATAAVMTLVEPCSNGLGSDAFCILWDPASQRLQGLNASGRAPAAWTPGYFHRKYGDGAHTPPVRGWDAVTVPGAVASWVALSERYGKLPFADLMAPAIEVAERGYAVPVVVQEKWAAAAQVQALASQPGFAETFLPRGRAPAVGELFRFAGAARALKAIAATRGAAFYGGEIAESLARQAAAQGGAMTVADLAAYRPEWVEPIGQDYRGHRLHEIPPNGQGIAALIALGILRHFDVAALGADSVAAQHLQIEAMKLAFADVYRYVAEPASMDVSAAQMLDADYLAGRARLIDPKRAQDFGAGNPVKGGTIYLTAADESGMMVSFIQSNYMGFGSGVVVPEYGISLQNRGHAFGLQAGPNQVAPGKRPFHTIIPAFLTKQCPQATLDASPPPVGVSPSGKATSATMLQPVMSYGVMGANMQPQGHMQTLVRMLDFAQNPQAACDAPRWRFNAGLSINVESAMAPAVVQGLRDLGHQTEVLSDSYQDFGAGQFIWRLGDPAAEGYVAASDPRRDGLAAGW; the protein is encoded by the coding sequence ATGACCCACGCCTTCGACTTTCAGAACCCCTACCGCTCGACCCGCCTGCCGGTGTTTGCGCGCAACGTGGTGGCCACCTCGCATCCGCTGGCTGCGCAGGCCGGGCTGCGCATCCTGGCCCAGGGTGGCAATGCGGTGGATGCCGCGGTGGCCACCGCCGCGGTGATGACCCTGGTCGAGCCCTGCAGCAACGGCCTGGGCTCGGATGCCTTCTGCATCCTGTGGGATCCCGCCAGCCAGCGCCTGCAGGGCCTCAATGCCTCGGGCCGCGCGCCGGCAGCCTGGACGCCCGGGTACTTTCACCGCAAGTACGGCGATGGCGCCCATACGCCGCCGGTGCGCGGCTGGGACGCCGTCACCGTGCCCGGTGCCGTGGCCTCGTGGGTGGCCCTGAGCGAGCGCTACGGCAAGCTGCCCTTTGCCGACCTGATGGCCCCGGCCATCGAGGTAGCCGAGCGCGGCTATGCCGTGCCGGTGGTGGTGCAGGAGAAATGGGCCGCCGCGGCCCAGGTGCAGGCCCTGGCCTCGCAGCCGGGCTTTGCCGAGACCTTTCTGCCGCGCGGCCGCGCGCCGGCGGTGGGCGAGCTGTTCCGCTTTGCCGGCGCGGCGCGGGCCCTCAAGGCCATTGCCGCCACCCGCGGCGCCGCCTTCTACGGTGGCGAGATTGCCGAGAGCCTGGCGCGCCAGGCCGCCGCCCAGGGCGGCGCCATGACCGTGGCCGACCTGGCCGCGTACCGCCCGGAATGGGTCGAGCCGATCGGCCAGGACTACCGTGGCCACCGCCTGCACGAGATCCCGCCCAACGGCCAGGGCATCGCGGCGCTGATCGCGCTCGGCATCCTGCGGCACTTTGACGTGGCCGCGCTGGGCGCCGACAGCGTGGCCGCCCAGCACCTGCAGATCGAGGCCATGAAGCTGGCCTTTGCCGATGTCTACCGCTACGTGGCCGAACCCGCCAGCATGGACGTCAGCGCCGCGCAGATGCTCGATGCCGACTACCTGGCCGGGCGTGCAAGGCTGATCGACCCCAAACGCGCGCAAGACTTCGGCGCTGGCAACCCGGTCAAGGGCGGCACCATCTACCTCACCGCGGCCGACGAGAGCGGCATGATGGTCAGCTTCATCCAGAGCAACTACATGGGCTTCGGCTCGGGCGTGGTGGTGCCCGAGTACGGCATCAGCCTGCAGAACCGCGGCCATGCCTTCGGTCTGCAGGCCGGGCCCAACCAGGTGGCACCGGGCAAACGGCCCTTCCACACCATCATCCCGGCCTTCCTTACGAAACAATGCCCCCAGGCGACGCTTGACGCGTCACCGCCCCCCGTGGGGGTGTCACCGAGTGGCAAAGCCACATCGGCGACGATGCTTCAACCGGTGATGAGCTACGGCGTGATGGGCGCCAACATGCAGCCGCAGGGCCACATGCAGACCCTGGTGCGCATGCTCGACTTTGCGCAAAACCCGCAGGCCGCCTGCGACGCGCCACGCTGGCGCTTCAACGCCGGGCTGTCGATCAATGTCGAGTCGGCCATGGCACCGGCCGTGGTGCAGGGCCTGCGCGACCTGGGCCACCAGACCGAGGTGCTGAGCGACAGCTACCAGGACTTCGGCGCCGGCCAGTTCATCTGGCGCCTGGGCGATCCGGCGGCCGAAGGCTATGTGGCGGCCAGCGATCCGCGGCGCGACGGCCTGGCGGCGGGCTGGTAG
- a CDS encoding glutathione S-transferase family protein: MLRVLGQPASINVRKVLWTCAEIGLPIEREDWGGDTRAPTAPGFLALNPNAMVPVIVDGTQVLWESNTICRYLAAQHGRVDLLPNAAGERAKVEQWMDWQIAELNPAWRAAFVALVRGRPVPADEVAASTAQWHRLMALLDAHLGDGRTHVCGEAFTLADVVLGLSANRWHHTPLAGRPGLPAVAAWLARLAQRPACRLHGLNGVA, from the coding sequence GTGCTGCGCGTGCTGGGCCAGCCGGCCTCGATCAATGTGCGCAAGGTGCTGTGGACCTGCGCCGAGATCGGCCTGCCGATCGAGCGCGAAGACTGGGGCGGCGACACGCGCGCGCCCACCGCGCCGGGCTTTCTGGCGCTGAACCCCAACGCCATGGTGCCGGTGATCGTGGACGGCACGCAGGTGCTGTGGGAGTCGAACACAATCTGCCGCTACCTCGCGGCGCAGCATGGCCGCGTGGATCTGCTTCCCAACGCCGCCGGTGAGCGTGCAAAGGTCGAGCAGTGGATGGACTGGCAGATCGCCGAGCTGAACCCGGCCTGGCGCGCGGCCTTCGTGGCCCTGGTGCGCGGCCGGCCGGTGCCGGCCGATGAGGTGGCGGCCAGTACTGCGCAGTGGCACCGGCTGATGGCATTGCTGGATGCCCACCTGGGCGATGGCCGGACGCATGTCTGCGGCGAGGCCTTCACGCTGGCCGACGTGGTGCTGGGCCTGTCGGCCAACCGCTGGCACCACACGCCGCTGGCCGGCCGGCCCGGCCTGCCGGCCGTGGCCGCCTGGCTGGCGCGGCTGGCGCAGCGGCCGGCCTGCCGGCTGCACGGACTCAACGGCGTGGCCTGA
- a CDS encoding SDR family oxidoreductase, translating into MDLGLQGKWALVCAASKGLGKGCAQALAREGVNLVVTARGADALQATAAELRALHAGITVQAVAGDITTAEGRAAALAACPQVDILINNAGGPPPGDFRDWDREAWIKALDANMLTPIELIKACVDGMAARGFGRVVNITSGAVKAPIDFLGLSNGARSGLTGFIAGLARQPRLAGANVTLNNLLPGAFDTDRLQTTLRGAASKEGVAVAEIAARRARGIPAGRFGTADEFGAFCAFICSAQAGYLTGQNLLLDGGAYPGTY; encoded by the coding sequence ATGGATCTGGGTTTGCAGGGCAAGTGGGCGCTGGTGTGCGCCGCCAGCAAGGGGCTGGGCAAGGGCTGCGCGCAGGCGCTGGCGCGCGAGGGCGTGAACCTGGTGGTCACCGCCCGCGGGGCCGATGCCCTGCAGGCCACCGCGGCCGAGCTGCGGGCGCTGCACGCCGGCATCACGGTGCAGGCGGTGGCCGGCGACATCACCACGGCCGAGGGCCGCGCCGCCGCGCTGGCGGCCTGCCCGCAGGTCGACATCCTGATCAACAACGCCGGTGGACCGCCGCCGGGCGACTTTCGCGACTGGGACCGCGAGGCCTGGATCAAGGCGCTGGATGCCAACATGCTGACGCCCATCGAGCTGATCAAGGCCTGCGTGGACGGCATGGCCGCGCGCGGTTTCGGCCGCGTGGTCAACATCACCTCGGGTGCGGTGAAGGCGCCGATCGACTTTCTCGGCCTGTCCAACGGCGCCCGCAGCGGGCTCACCGGCTTCATCGCCGGGCTGGCGCGCCAGCCGCGGCTGGCCGGTGCCAATGTCACGCTCAACAACCTGTTGCCGGGGGCCTTCGACACCGACCGCCTGCAGACCACCCTGCGCGGCGCGGCCAGCAAGGAAGGCGTGGCGGTGGCCGAGATCGCGGCGCGGCGTGCGCGCGGCATTCCGGCCGGGCGCTTTGGCACGGCCGACGAGTTTGGCGCCTTCTGCGCCTTCATCTGCAGCGCGCAGGCCGGCTACCTGACCGGGCAGAACCTGCTGCTCGACGGTGGCGCCTACCCCGGCACCTACTGA
- a CDS encoding DMT family transporter, giving the protein MPSATPAAPAAASAPRPWLGPLLAIAGAMAFSGKAIIVKLGYRHSLLDSGVPLDALTLVMLRMLVALPFFVLLAWWGGRGRAALGRHELAAVAALGFAGYYLSSTLDFLGLQYISASLERLILYITPTVVVLLSQWLFGRRATRAQWLAMALAYVGLLLVFGRELHFEGPRAALGAALVLASTLSYALYMIYSGEWVRRIGALRLAGWASAVACVLCLLQFVALRPLATLAAVPAPVWWLSLLNGTLCTVAPVLMVMMAIERIGSSRASQLGMVGPVSTILMGVVLLGEPLTGWLVAGTLCVLGSVTWLARIK; this is encoded by the coding sequence ATGCCGTCTGCCACACCTGCCGCGCCCGCTGCCGCCAGCGCGCCGCGGCCGTGGCTCGGGCCGCTGCTGGCCATCGCGGGCGCGATGGCCTTCTCGGGCAAGGCCATCATCGTGAAACTGGGTTACCGCCACAGCCTGCTGGACAGCGGTGTGCCGCTGGACGCGCTGACCCTGGTGATGCTGCGCATGCTGGTGGCGCTGCCGTTTTTCGTGCTGCTGGCCTGGTGGGGCGGGCGCGGCCGCGCCGCGCTGGGCCGGCACGAGCTGGCTGCCGTCGCCGCGCTGGGCTTTGCCGGCTACTACCTCAGCAGCACGCTCGATTTTCTGGGCCTGCAGTACATCAGTGCCAGTCTCGAGCGCCTGATCCTCTACATCACGCCCACCGTGGTGGTGCTGCTGTCGCAGTGGCTGTTCGGCCGGCGTGCCACGCGCGCGCAATGGCTGGCCATGGCGCTGGCCTATGTGGGCCTGCTGCTGGTGTTTGGCCGCGAGCTGCACTTCGAGGGCCCGCGGGCCGCGCTGGGCGCGGCGCTGGTGCTGGCCAGCACGCTGAGCTACGCGCTGTACATGATTTACAGCGGCGAGTGGGTGCGCCGCATCGGCGCGCTGCGCCTGGCCGGCTGGGCCAGCGCGGTGGCCTGCGTGCTGTGCCTGCTGCAGTTCGTGGCGCTGCGGCCGCTGGCCACGCTGGCGGCGGTGCCGGCACCGGTGTGGTGGCTGTCGCTGCTCAACGGCACGCTGTGCACCGTGGCGCCGGTGCTGATGGTGATGATGGCCATCGAGCGCATCGGCTCGTCGCGCGCCTCGCAGCTGGGCATGGTGGGGCCGGTCTCCACCATCCTGATGGGCGTGGTGCTGCTGGGCGAGCCGCTCACCGGCTGGCTGGTGGCCGGCACCCTGTGCGTGCTGGGCAGCGTGACCTGGCTGGCGCGGATAAAGTAA
- a CDS encoding ATP-binding protein, translating to MNTAAVPAPSPLGRAALRAVCLALLCAALQALLPRYTLGATALAPLNLVLGVMVAAGLSRGRWTVPAALLGAMAGDALAGTAVVPLLGHAALLAVQTLLMGWLMRHADDAQLLQLDDGARLRRFALHAAAAAATLGAAGAMATAAWADSQGLFSRQVLAAAAGRWVADWAAIVIVAPVLLCWLARQQEAWRLRRRPVAWPLLLLMAVMLPGIDQVARRDELRLQVRFDRDTHARQQRLQQLANDPLAALLALRGMLAVGGEGLGGQAFDPWAGLWMQRNPGLLAAGWLELGSDGAAPALRHLYASAAGSDQALRNAPALADAARQALADQGAHAQPVAPGAQTMLLTQALPADGNAPRRVMVALLDLQRQLEPALPDADDPNLRLCVYDGRTQATSGLQRLAGPEACQNQATEGATRTQATRLTLADRRLDLLLIEPPGADNRLFTAAWLLALPTLTGMALLAVLLLALTGRLRRIEDRVRERTAALHTEIDERRQAERVAAESEQRFRAIFDSVPIGVTLVDNAGTLTMVNPAFCRMMGCEAAALLGRPLDDIRLPDVHEDDGTAAALGGGGATRQRYLTTDGRMLQVAASLRTLHDASGAPVATVGALQDLTQVLRLREAERERDEAAIAIRTKSEFLARLSHELRAPLNAILGFAQMLDDAGSAEGPATGGSRQRGLAQIRQAGWHLLDMINDVLDLSRMEAGSLRLHLEPVALPDLAQEAMAMVEPAALAAGVTLSLSLSPQAEWVQADPMRLRQVLVNLLSNAVKYNRRGGTVELRTRPAGVGELRIEVEDSGQGIPEERLGELFTPFHRLGRERGATPGALHDQGTGIGLVICRKLLELMAGDLEVSSRLGEGSVFGVRLPRAAGDTAHGRHSEVLSSQLTPLASQVAIGEVLYIEDDARDTAEVQRILGSLPGVSLRCVATAADGLARAALADLVLLDLDLPDRPGIELLRTLRADPRMREVPVIVVSAETRPQRIDDCIEAGAAQFLAKPIDAGLLLRAVEAALKGA from the coding sequence ATGAACACAGCCGCTGTACCTGCCCCCTCGCCCCTTGGCCGCGCCGCGCTGCGCGCAGTGTGTCTGGCCCTGCTGTGTGCGGCGCTGCAGGCCCTGTTGCCGCGCTACACGCTGGGCGCCACCGCACTGGCCCCGCTGAACCTGGTGCTCGGCGTGATGGTGGCCGCCGGCCTGTCGCGCGGGCGCTGGACGGTGCCGGCCGCGCTGCTGGGCGCGATGGCCGGCGACGCGCTGGCCGGCACGGCCGTGGTGCCGCTGCTGGGCCATGCCGCGCTGCTGGCCGTGCAGACCCTGCTGATGGGCTGGCTGATGCGCCATGCCGACGACGCCCAGCTGCTGCAGCTGGACGATGGCGCGCGCCTGCGCCGCTTTGCGCTGCATGCCGCGGCGGCCGCTGCCACGCTGGGCGCGGCCGGTGCCATGGCCACGGCCGCCTGGGCCGACAGCCAGGGCCTGTTCTCGCGCCAGGTGCTGGCCGCGGCCGCCGGCCGCTGGGTGGCCGACTGGGCGGCCATCGTGATCGTGGCGCCGGTGCTGCTGTGCTGGCTGGCGCGGCAGCAGGAGGCCTGGCGCCTGCGCCGCCGCCCGGTGGCCTGGCCGCTGCTGCTGCTGATGGCGGTGATGCTGCCCGGCATCGACCAGGTGGCGCGCCGCGACGAGCTGCGCCTGCAGGTGCGCTTTGACCGCGACACCCATGCGCGCCAGCAGCGGCTGCAGCAGCTGGCCAATGACCCGCTGGCGGCGCTGCTGGCACTGCGCGGCATGCTCGCGGTGGGCGGCGAGGGCCTGGGCGGCCAGGCCTTCGACCCCTGGGCCGGCCTGTGGATGCAGCGCAACCCCGGCCTGCTGGCCGCCGGCTGGCTGGAGCTGGGCAGCGACGGCGCGGCACCGGCGCTGCGCCACCTGTACGCCAGCGCCGCCGGCAGCGACCAGGCCTTGCGCAACGCCCCGGCCCTGGCCGACGCGGCCCGCCAGGCGCTGGCCGACCAGGGCGCCCATGCCCAGCCGGTGGCCCCCGGTGCCCAGACCATGCTGCTGACCCAGGCGCTGCCGGCCGACGGCAACGCACCGCGCCGCGTGATGGTGGCCCTGCTCGACCTGCAGCGCCAGCTCGAGCCGGCCCTGCCCGACGCCGACGACCCCAACCTGCGCCTGTGCGTGTACGACGGCCGCACCCAGGCCACCAGCGGCCTGCAGCGCCTAGCCGGCCCCGAGGCCTGCCAGAACCAGGCCACCGAGGGCGCCACGCGCACCCAGGCCACGCGCCTGACGCTGGCCGACCGCCGGCTCGACCTGCTGCTGATCGAGCCGCCCGGGGCCGACAACCGCCTGTTCACCGCCGCCTGGCTGCTGGCCCTGCCCACGCTCACCGGCATGGCCCTGCTGGCCGTGCTGCTGCTGGCGCTCACCGGCCGGCTGCGCCGCATCGAGGACCGGGTGCGCGAACGCACCGCCGCGCTGCACACCGAGATCGACGAGCGGCGCCAGGCCGAGCGCGTGGCCGCCGAGAGCGAGCAGCGCTTTCGCGCCATCTTCGACAGCGTGCCGATCGGCGTCACGCTGGTCGACAACGCTGGCACCCTGACCATGGTCAACCCGGCCTTCTGCCGCATGATGGGCTGCGAGGCGGCGGCGCTGCTGGGCCGCCCGCTCGACGACATCCGCCTGCCCGATGTGCACGAGGACGACGGCACCGCGGCGGCGCTGGGCGGCGGCGGTGCCACGCGCCAGCGCTACCTCACCACCGACGGCCGCATGCTGCAGGTGGCCGCCAGCCTGCGCACCCTGCACGACGCCAGCGGCGCACCGGTGGCCACGGTGGGTGCGCTGCAGGACCTGACCCAGGTGCTGCGCCTGCGCGAGGCCGAGCGCGAGCGCGACGAGGCGGCCATCGCCATCCGCACCAAGAGCGAGTTCCTGGCGCGGCTGAGCCACGAGCTGCGCGCGCCGCTCAACGCCATCCTCGGCTTTGCGCAGATGCTCGACGACGCCGGCAGCGCCGAAGGCCCGGCCACCGGCGGCAGCCGCCAGCGTGGCCTGGCGCAGATCCGCCAGGCCGGCTGGCACCTGCTGGACATGATCAACGACGTGCTCGACCTCTCGCGCATGGAAGCCGGCAGCCTGCGCCTGCACCTTGAGCCAGTGGCCCTGCCCGACCTGGCCCAGGAGGCCATGGCCATGGTCGAGCCCGCCGCGCTGGCCGCGGGCGTGACGCTGTCGCTGTCGCTGTCGCCGCAGGCCGAGTGGGTGCAGGCCGACCCGATGCGCCTGCGCCAGGTGCTGGTGAACCTGCTGTCCAACGCGGTCAAGTACAACCGCCGTGGCGGCACGGTCGAGCTGCGCACCCGGCCGGCCGGCGTGGGCGAGCTGCGCATCGAGGTCGAAGACAGCGGCCAGGGCATCCCCGAAGAGCGCCTGGGCGAGCTGTTCACGCCCTTCCACCGCCTGGGCCGCGAGCGCGGTGCCACGCCCGGCGCGCTGCACGACCAGGGCACCGGCATCGGCCTGGTGATCTGCCGCAAGCTGCTCGAGCTGATGGCCGGCGATCTGGAGGTGAGCAGCCGCCTGGGCGAAGGCTCGGTGTTCGGCGTGCGCCTGCCGCGCGCCGCCGGCGACACCGCCCATGGCCGGCACAGCGAGGTGCTGTCGAGCCAGCTCACGCCGCTGGCCTCGCAGGTGGCGATCGGCGAGGTGCTCTACATCGAGGACGATGCGCGCGACACCGCCGAGGTGCAGCGCATCCTGGGCAGCCTGCCGGGCGTCAGCCTGCGCTGCGTGGCCACCGCCGCCGACGGCCTGGCCCGCGCCGCGCTGGCCGATCTGGTGCTGCTCGACCTCGACCTGCCCGACCGCCCCGGCATCGAGCTGCTGCGCACGCTGCGCGCCGACCCGCGCATGCGCGAGGTGCCGGTGATCGTGGTCTCGGCCGAAACCCGGCCGCAGCGCATCGACGACTGCATCGAGGCCGGTGCCGCCCAGTTCCTGGCCAAGCCGATCGACGCCGGCCTGCTGCTGCGGGCCGTGGAGGCCGCGCTCAAGGGCGCATGA
- a CDS encoding PQQ-dependent methanol/ethanol family dehydrogenase: MRIKLLSFLVAAGCAAMGPQAAQAAGVTDQMIENDAKSTGDVLSWGIGPQGQRYSPLKSINTGNVSKLVPVWSFSFGGEKQRGQETQPIVHDGKMYVTASYSRIFALDAKTGAKLWKYEHRLPDGIMPCCDVINRGAAIYDNLVIFATLDAQLVALNKDTGDVVWKEKIDDYAAGYSASAAPLIAGGLLLTGVSGGEFGVIGRVEARNPKTGALVWVRPVVEGHMGKKFDKDGNATDNGVSGTTGKSWPGDLWKTGGAATWLGGTYNPKTGLAYFGTGNPAPWNSHLRKGDNLYSCSTVAIDVKTGQIVWHYQNTPNDGWDFDGVNEFVTYDDGGQVLGGKADRNGFFYVNDAKTGKLVNAFPFVKKITWATGIDLKTGRPNFVPENRPGDPTAGADGKKGNSVFSAPSFLGGKNQMPMAYSPDTKLFYVPANEWGMEIWNEPITYKKGAAYLGAGFTIKTLNDGPIGALRAIDPKTGKIVWEAPNNAPLWGGVLTTGGNLVFWGTPEGFLQAADAKTGKIVWKFQTGSGVVAPPVTWEDKGEQYVAVASGWGGAVPLWGGDVAKKVNYLEQGGSMWVFKLAK; encoded by the coding sequence ATGCGAATCAAATTGTTGAGCTTTCTGGTGGCGGCCGGCTGCGCCGCGATGGGCCCGCAGGCAGCGCAAGCCGCCGGCGTGACCGATCAGATGATCGAGAACGACGCCAAGTCCACCGGTGACGTTCTGAGCTGGGGCATCGGCCCGCAAGGCCAGCGCTACTCGCCGCTGAAGTCGATCAACACCGGCAACGTCAGCAAGCTGGTGCCGGTGTGGTCGTTCTCGTTCGGTGGCGAAAAGCAGCGCGGCCAGGAAACCCAGCCCATCGTGCACGACGGCAAGATGTACGTCACGGCCTCGTACTCGCGCATCTTCGCGCTCGACGCCAAGACCGGCGCCAAGCTCTGGAAGTACGAGCACCGCCTGCCCGACGGCATCATGCCCTGCTGCGACGTGATCAACCGCGGCGCCGCGATCTATGACAACCTGGTGATCTTCGCCACGCTGGATGCCCAGCTGGTGGCGCTGAACAAGGACACCGGCGATGTCGTGTGGAAGGAAAAGATCGACGACTACGCCGCCGGCTACTCGGCCAGCGCGGCGCCGCTGATCGCCGGCGGCCTGCTGCTCACCGGCGTGTCGGGTGGCGAGTTCGGCGTGATCGGCCGCGTCGAGGCGCGCAACCCCAAGACCGGCGCGCTGGTCTGGGTGCGCCCGGTGGTCGAAGGCCACATGGGCAAGAAGTTCGACAAGGACGGCAACGCCACCGACAACGGTGTCTCGGGCACCACCGGCAAGAGCTGGCCGGGCGACCTGTGGAAGACCGGCGGCGCGGCCACCTGGCTGGGCGGCACCTACAACCCCAAGACCGGCCTGGCCTACTTCGGCACCGGCAACCCGGCGCCCTGGAACAGCCACCTGCGCAAGGGTGACAACCTCTACAGCTGCTCCACCGTCGCCATCGACGTGAAGACCGGCCAGATCGTGTGGCACTACCAGAACACGCCCAACGACGGCTGGGACTTCGACGGCGTGAACGAGTTCGTCACCTATGACGACGGCGGCCAGGTGCTGGGCGGCAAGGCCGACCGCAACGGCTTCTTCTACGTCAACGATGCCAAGACCGGCAAGCTGGTCAACGCCTTCCCGTTCGTCAAGAAGATCACCTGGGCCACCGGCATCGACCTGAAGACCGGCCGCCCGAACTTCGTGCCCGAAAACCGCCCCGGCGACCCCACCGCCGGCGCTGACGGCAAGAAGGGCAACTCGGTGTTCTCGGCGCCTTCGTTCCTGGGCGGCAAGAACCAGATGCCGATGGCCTACTCGCCCGACACCAAGCTGTTCTACGTGCCGGCCAACGAATGGGGCATGGAGATCTGGAACGAGCCGATCACCTACAAGAAGGGCGCGGCCTACCTGGGCGCCGGCTTCACGATCAAGACGCTGAACGACGGTCCGATCGGCGCGCTGCGCGCCATCGATCCCAAGACCGGCAAGATCGTCTGGGAAGCCCCCAACAACGCGCCGCTGTGGGGTGGTGTGCTGACCACCGGCGGCAACCTGGTGTTCTGGGGCACGCCGGAAGGCTTCCTGCAGGCCGCCGATGCCAAGACCGGCAAGATCGTCTGGAAGTTCCAGACCGGCTCCGGCGTGGTGGCTCCCCCGGTCACCTGGGAAGACAAGGGCGAGCAGTACGTCGCCGTGGCTTCGGGCTGGGGTGGTGCGGTGCCGCTGTGGGGCGGCGACGTGGCCAAGAAGGTCAACTACCTCGAGCAGGGTGGCTCGATGTGGGTGTTCAAGCTCGCCAAGTGA
- a CDS encoding quinoprotein relay system zinc metallohydrolase 1 yields MSAAPPPAATAQANVARLDYGLKARALAEGVWVVEGANDDFSPANGCNIINTGFIATGSGVLVINTGPSRRYGEQLRALIERTTREPVLQVLHLNLHPDYFLGNQAFADVPILATAITRAGMAREARAYEDNLYRLCGDWMKGTEARLPTQTIGPGPLRIGQREFELREVKGHTDSDLVLVDRARGVAFVGGLVFADRMPTTPHADAKAWLASLELLAGLKLGTVVPSHGPVHADGHGLQQTRSYLQWLDAQFTRWAEAGWEMNEVLRGPVPEPFRRWAAWPAEYTRNVAHLYPRYERAALQRPRVP; encoded by the coding sequence ATGAGCGCGGCGCCGCCGCCCGCCGCCACCGCACAGGCCAATGTGGCGCGGCTGGACTACGGCCTGAAGGCGCGTGCGCTGGCCGAGGGCGTGTGGGTGGTGGAGGGCGCCAACGACGACTTCAGCCCGGCCAATGGCTGCAACATCATCAACACCGGCTTCATTGCCACCGGCTCTGGCGTGCTGGTGATCAACACCGGCCCCAGCCGGCGCTATGGCGAGCAGCTGCGCGCGCTGATCGAGCGCACGACGCGCGAGCCGGTGCTGCAGGTGCTGCACCTGAACCTGCACCCCGACTACTTTCTCGGCAACCAGGCCTTTGCCGATGTGCCGATCCTGGCCACCGCCATCACCCGCGCCGGCATGGCGCGCGAGGCCCGGGCCTACGAGGACAACCTCTACCGCCTGTGCGGCGACTGGATGAAGGGCACCGAGGCGCGCCTGCCCACGCAGACCATCGGCCCCGGGCCGCTGCGCATCGGCCAGCGCGAATTCGAGTTGCGCGAGGTCAAGGGCCACACCGACAGCGACCTGGTGCTGGTGGATCGCGCGCGGGGCGTGGCCTTTGTCGGCGGCCTGGTGTTTGCCGACCGCATGCCCACCACGCCGCATGCCGATGCCAAGGCCTGGCTGGCCTCGCTGGAGCTGCTGGCCGGCCTGAAGCTGGGCACCGTGGTGCCCAGCCACGGGCCGGTGCATGCCGATGGCCACGGCCTGCAGCAGACCCGCAGCTACCTGCAGTGGCTTGACGCTCAGTTCACACGTTGGGCCGAGGCCGGCTGGGAGATGAACGAGGTGCTGCGCGGACCGGTGCCCGAGCCCTTCCGCCGCTGGGCCGCCTGGCCGGCCGAGTACACCCGCAACGTGGCACACCTGTACCCGCGCTACGAGCGGGCCGCGCTGCAGCGCCCGCGTGTGCCATGA
- a CDS encoding quinoprotein dehydrogenase-associated SoxYZ-like carrier, translating into MHRRHLLLGSAMLVPALACAAVAAADPFHGDPFKSHQWPELKKEFLGAKARVVFDERVKVLGPAFAEDPMNVPITVSAALPGVQRIVVLVDRNPIRKVLELQPMAAQPVVGFRFKLEQASPVRAAALLADGVWHVGGVLVDSAGGGCTVPGGTRADGSWSQTLGQVSGRLFAASTPGPGDSAARLRVRIMHPMDTGLVNGIPAFYVSRLTVRDGRERELLRIHTFEPVSENPVFSFDFSARPPGPLRIVGVDNNGNRIDSRVE; encoded by the coding sequence ATGCACCGCCGACACCTGCTGCTGGGCAGCGCCATGCTGGTGCCGGCGCTCGCCTGCGCGGCGGTGGCCGCGGCCGACCCGTTTCACGGTGATCCGTTCAAGAGCCACCAGTGGCCCGAGCTGAAAAAAGAGTTCCTTGGCGCCAAGGCCCGGGTGGTGTTCGACGAGCGGGTCAAGGTGCTCGGCCCGGCCTTTGCCGAAGACCCGATGAACGTGCCGATCACGGTCAGCGCGGCCTTGCCCGGGGTGCAGCGCATCGTGGTGCTGGTCGATCGCAACCCGATTCGCAAGGTGCTCGAGCTGCAGCCCATGGCGGCCCAGCCGGTGGTGGGTTTTCGCTTCAAGCTGGAGCAGGCCTCGCCGGTGCGTGCCGCGGCCTTGCTGGCCGACGGCGTGTGGCATGTGGGCGGGGTGCTGGTTGACTCGGCCGGCGGCGGCTGCACCGTGCCCGGTGGCACCCGCGCCGATGGCAGCTGGAGCCAGACCCTGGGCCAGGTCAGCGGGCGCCTGTTTGCCGCCAGCACGCCGGGGCCGGGCGACAGCGCGGCGCGGCTGCGCGTGCGCATCATGCATCCCATGGACACCGGCCTGGTCAACGGCATCCCGGCCTTCTACGTCAGCCGCCTGACCGTGCGCGATGGCCGCGAGCGCGAGCTGCTGCGCATCCACACCTTCGAGCCGGTAAGCGAGAACCCGGTGTTCAGCTTCGACTTCAGCGCGCGCCCGCCCGGACCGCTGCGCATTGTGGGTGTCGACAACAACGGCAACCGCATCGACAGCCGGGTGGAGTGA